One stretch of Lagenorhynchus albirostris chromosome 13, mLagAlb1.1, whole genome shotgun sequence DNA includes these proteins:
- the IL36G gene encoding interleukin-36 gamma: MAENMEASGPVYISKMDEPWTGECFDSNQQAWILKGHTLVTAPLNNSVTPVTVTVMPRKNPGSVEEDRGVPIYLGIENPEMCLYCEDVGGQPKLQLKDQKILDLYNRPEPMEPFLFYHGRTGSTSTFESVAFPDWFIASSEQGQPIFLTLNLGKMYSTAFRIDLGFNSA; encoded by the exons ATGGCAGAAAATATGGAAGCCTCTGGACCAGTCTATATATCAA aAATGGATGAGCCTTGGACTGGAGAATGCTTTGACTCGAATCAGCAGGCGTGGATCCTTAAGGGTCACACCCTCGTGACAGCTCCACTGAACAACAGTGTGACTCCAG TCACTGTCACTGTTATGCCACGCAAGAATCCAGGCTCTGTTGAGGAAGACAGAGGGGTTCCCATTTATTTgggaatagagaatccagaaatgtgTCTGTATTGTGAGGACGTCGGAGGACAGCCCAAATTGCAGCTGAAG GACCAGAAAATACTGGATCTGTACAACCGACCTGAGCCCATGGAGCCCTTCCTTTTCTACCATGGCCGGACAGGCAGTACCTCCACCTTTGAGTCCGTGGCCTTTCCCGACTGGTTCATCGCCTCCTCCGAGCAAGGCCAGCCCATCTTTCTCACTTTGAACCTGGGGAAAATGTACAGTACTGCCTTCCGCATAGATTTAGGATTTAACTCAGCCTAG
- the LOC132531910 gene encoding LOW QUALITY PROTEIN: interleukin-36 beta-like (The sequence of the model RefSeq protein was modified relative to this genomic sequence to represent the inferred CDS: inserted 1 base in 1 codon) translates to MGFLSLTARTDTDFYCNGKGTPYYLGIKEQNLCLCCTEIQGQPTLQLKEENIVNLRGNFKGQEPFLFFCIEEVSTFVFQSVSCPGWFIATSSXGGQPATLTKERGKTENTNFYLEGEN, encoded by the exons atgggttTCCTTTCCTTAACAGCACGTACAGACACGGACTTTTACTGTAATGGAAAAGGTACTCCATATTACCTGGGAATCAAGGAGCAAAATCTCtgtctctgctgtacagaaatCCAGGGCCAGCCTACTTTGCAGCTTAAG GAGGAAAATATCGTGAACCTACGTGGGAACTTCAAAGGGCAGgagccctttctctttttctgcatcGAGGAGGTCTCCACTTTCGTCTTTCAGTCAGTCTCCTGCCCAGGCTGGTTCATAGCTACCTCCT ATGGTGGGCAGCCCGCCACTCTCACCAAGGAGAGGGGCAAAACCGAAAACACTAACTTCTACTTAGAGGGTGAAAACTAA